gtgtgtgtgtgtgtgtgtgtgtgtgtgtgtgtgtgtgttatgtatgtacgcgtgtgtgtgtatgtgcgtgtacgtgtacgtgtgtgtgtgcgtgtgtgtatgtgcatgtgtgcatgtgcatatgtgcatgcgcgcgcgagcgtgtttgcgtgtgtgcgagcgtgcgtatgtaagtatgtatgtatgtatatatgtatgtatgtatgtatgtatgtatgtatgtatatatatatatatgtatatatgtatatatatatatgtatatacgtacatatatatagtatatatagttatgcatatgtatgtatctatatgtgtatagatatgtatatatatgtatatatatgtatgtacatgtacatatatacatatatacatatatacatatacatatatgtatatatattatagttatacatacgtatttatgtgtatgcatgtatatatatatatatatatatatatatatatatatatatatatatgtgtacatacatacatatatgtacacgtgtacatgtgtgtgtgtgtgtgtgtgtgtgtgtgtgtgtgtgtgtgtgtgtgtgtgtgtgtgtgtgtgtgtgtgtgtgtgtgtgtgtgtgtgtgtgtgtgtctgttcgcgcgtgcgtgtgcgtgtgcgtgtgtgtatgtgcatgtgtgcatgtgcatatgtgcacacatgtgcgtgtgcgtgtgagtgtgtgtgtgtttgcatgtgcgtatgtgcgtgcatgcgcatgtgtgcgtgttcgtgtgcgtgtgcgtgtgcgtgtgcgtgtgcgtgtgcgtgtgcgtgtgcgtgtgcgtgtgtgtgtgtttgtgtgtgtgtgtgtgtgtgtgtgtgtgtgtgtgtgtgtgtgtgtgtgtgtgtgtgtgtgtatgtatgtatgtatgtatgtatgtatgtatgtatgtgtatatatatgtacatatatattgtatatatagttatgcatatgtatgtatctatatgtgtataaatatgtatatatgtgtaaaaatatgtatatatatgtatgtacatgtacatatatacatatatatatacatacatatatgtatatatattatagttatacatatataggtatatatgtatatatatatatatatatatatatatatatatatatatatatatatatgaatatatgtatatatgtatatatacatacatatatatatatatatatatatatatatatatatatatatatatatgaatatatgtatatatgtatatatacatacatatatatatatatatatatatatatatatatatatatatttatatatatatatatatatatgtatatatatatatatatatatatatatatatatatatatatatatatataataggtgaaataggtagtactagtaattggctcatgtacttgtggagccattccCAGTGGTATCAGGTTGACTGACAGAAATTGATAATAAGTTTGAAGTATTTACTTGAATAATTGATATAAGTCTTATGCCAAATTTTCTTCTAAACAGCTGTGAAGCGATTGTTTCGTGAAGCAAAAGAACTGCACGAGGCAACAGAAGAATATTATGCTCAGCCTCTTGAGGACAACCTTTTTGAGTGGCACTTCACTGTTCGTGGACCTCCAGACACAGAGTTTGATGGAGGGATATACCATGGTCGTATTATCATGCCAGCAGATTATCCCATGAAGCCACCAAATATTATATTCCTAACGGTAGTGctatattgattttttaaatattataaactATTATTTATCAGTATAGATATTGCAAATGTTTATTACGCTCTGAACCTTAGTTTGAAAAAAAGTCAGTTTGAGGTTTGTCTTCTTAGGCAAACCTATAGTTTGTGTAAGTGGCCCTGGCTGAGAAATAGCTGCCCAAGAGTAGGCTTGAAGCCTCTTTCTAGCTTGATTACCCCAAGAATTAATTATGCTGAAACCAAGAGCATAAGGAGTGGGATAATTTTTATGTGTCCTATGCTTCTTATTTTTCCCTCAAGCAGCTGACCCCAATGCATTGTTTGACATGACACTTGTTGCTTCTGTTCTGATTAGTTTAACCTTGATGATTAATATCCTATAGGCACAGTTGACTGAAACACTTGTTGCATTTCAGATGTAAAGGTAATACTACTTTAATAGAATTCTTTACATACTGCGTCTTACTGTCACAGGGTAGAATATATCAGATGTTGTttgatctttatttcttttaatgtcaTTGAAACACAACtccggtaataataaaaaaaaaaaaaaaaaatgttttatctttGGTATTGTGGAACAAAATTAACAGAAGAGATATGgtgatatgatatttatattttttcttttccctatttgTAGCCAAATGGAAGATTTGAAACAAATAAGAAGATATGTCTGAGTATCTCAGGACATCATCCAGAGACATGGCAGCCCTCATGGAGCATTAGGACGGCACTTTTGGCTATTATAGGCTTCATGCCCACTCCTGCCAATGGCACCATTGGTTCACTGGACTATACAGCTAAAGAACGTGCAAAGCTTGCTAAAAAGTTTGTATATttgaatgtttcttttttattattgctgattGTTGAGATTACAATTTTGCTTTTATAGAAGGAAGCTTTACATGAGagctttatcatatatacatgaaatttaAGAAACAGAAATTCAAAATAGTTCCATAAATGTCAGATATGCACATTTTTGATAAGGGAAGCTCActgagtaatgaaaataatatttgttattcgcAATTTCATTCCATGCATTTAGAAACCATTTTAGCTAAATAGAAAATGTAGCTAATAAACTTGCACCCAAAATACCATGTTCTTGTTTGTTAATATTGAACTGGTATTATTTTAACAGATCACAGGAATATGAGTGTCCAGATTGTGGTTGCATCAATTCTCTGCtgaaggagaggacaggagacaATAAAGATTTACAACAAGAAGCTCGAGAAGTCATGAGCCAGTGTGCAGTTACAATCAAGGTAAAGCTAGTTTTAGTCTTGTGTACATTTTGCTACTTTTACTAGGGAAGATTTATGTCTTTCCAGTTTACTTTCCAGATTAGAAGGTATAATTCCCTGCCCATTTAGCTTATTCGGTTTAAGGTCTGTGCTCAGGTTGGTAAGACACCTGAAGAGGATGTCATTCTGTAGCATTTCCTAGCTTTGTATAGAATATGGAAATATTGAAATTTATCCTTACCTGGGACTTCTAAAGTGAGCCAATAGCGGTGAATATTTACCGAAGCAGAGTCAGCAGTGAAATCAGTCTAAATGTTGGTTGTCGACAAAGGTCTAAGATAGTGGTCTCCAGTTTGCCGCCTTAGCCAGTTCACTCTTCCCAATATAAAGTATATGTGCATGATAGCTTCATAAACCTTTTGGCAATAAATTATCTGTGCAGTTTGAGAAGCAGTGACACTTGTAGTGGGTTATGGGGTACGGTCGTACGCATGGAGATGTGCCAGAGCATGTGGAGCGGGAAGTTCTGATACATGGAGCGGACTCCCATGCCCAGTGTCTGGACATTGctagaaatcaccagagtttatgacAATGAGGTATTTCTGATACCCATCCCCATGGGTTAAGTGACAAATgaaatatgttatcattatcccctTGGTTTATTTTGCTTCATGgcaatcacatggcccaaaatactgGCATTGGGCTTATGTGAATGGTTGTCtgctggcactcttccagtcatggttcATTACatttccacactcatttattgaTGGGAATAATTAAAAAACACCTTTCTAAATGCCTAATGATTCTAATCACCCTTCAAGAGGTCCGTGCACTTGTTACTCTGGCTTTCAGCCAAAATGCTCATGACCGCAAGTTCGTATCACCTAGCCTGTAACCAGATTTTCCCATGGtgtcacctgcccctcaagccaaattttttcatggtGTTATGATCATGTCATTCCACTTTTTGTAGCATATCATACTCAAGTATGCCTACTGTCCAAGTTATTTGCATTCCTGAGACtgcattcttcctttttcttatctgataaaaataaaatatttcaggCTGAtacaaaaaatggtaatgatcaaGCCTCAGGAACTGCTGATTCCTCGAACACCACAAATAAAACAGAGGAAGCAGATGCAGAACGTAGTTCCTCAGCAGATGGAGAAGACGCGACAATTGCTGCTGAAACCCAAGGGAGTACCAACCAAGAATCAAAGGCATCAGCACCACAAGCTACCAGTCAGACAACTCTTCCCGGCAATCACTCGGTAAACAGGAATCAGGGTGCCACAGCTGTTGATCCAGCACCAGAAATGCTTATGGAAGGTGTTGCACCCCATAATGCTCAGACAAATCCTGTGTCCTCTGCTCCAGTTTCCAGCCCAGGTTTTATCTATAATATGGTCTTGTCAGCTGCGATAGTCTTATTCATTGGTCTTGTAATGCGTAGAATATTCCTTTTGGAAGGAGATACATCAGAGGAGCTGGATGATTTGCTACTTTGAACTGTATCACTTAACATTCTTTTCATTTGTGATAGTAAGTTTCACCACTATTTTTCAATGGTCTTAAATGAAGTCGTCTCTGTTATTCTGTATATAATATTTAAGTCATACCAAATGGTTATAATAGAAACTTCCAGTACTTTGCATATAAACATCAACCTGTAAATGGTTCTGTGACCTGGTCTCTCCTTGAATATGTAGATTGCCAATCAGTACAGTCAAAAGGCCTCTGCTTTTTAAGTTTTAATGTATTTTGAATAATGCTTTCCATCGTTTCCCCATTTGGCCACTTGCAAAGGAAAGTTGCTGGCAGTTAAATTCCTTGTGTAAAGAAGGTACATAGGTTGTGAGTGAAAATGTTAATTCCTCATAGAGGAAGCTTAGTATTGGTTATAATTACATAACAACAAAGAAGCCATATACTGCTTTTGTGGAATGTTTGTGATAAATTTGAGTTTTCATACCTCATCCATAGAGGTAGAAATCTCTGATTTAATAGAGAGGTGTCTGTAAAGGGTTTCAGCTCTTTTTGCTGTTCTCATGAAATAAACTGTTTAAGTCATAATGCTTTATAATGCTCAATATATTAGTTAACCCTTCATTGAATAAATTCAGTAAACCTGTAGTAGTCTGCCAGTTTActaatataataagtatatactgAGGAGGTGTATTTTCCTTCTAAGATATGTTTGTTAATCAATTCTTTATATTGTGAATGAACTGGGTTGTTTGATGTCAGTAAGTATAACATCTATATGATACAGAGGAAAATCTTTTCAAgttatgtctttctatctctctttgtgtcaAAAATTATAGCTTAGGTAATAagcaaatatatttttgaatagtGTATGAATGTAAGCAGGATATAACTTGTCATCTCGGGTAAAAATTGCATGTTTCCAGAACCATGAACAAATCCTATCGGAAAGACTGATTATTCAAATACTACGCTAGGAGTGACAGAAGAAAATGCAGTAATGGGAACTTAATAATTGCTGAGTAGCATTCTTACTATTTTACTCTAATTTtctaattatgaaaataagtCATTGCCATCGAAATACATAAAATGTAGTGTTCTGTTATGAAAATGAAGATTTAAAAGATCCTTATTAGATTGcagttatccctttttttttcttttttttattgtttgtttatttgtaattgTAGAATATTTAAGATTCTTAAACATCCATATGGTTCTTTATTTCACAAGGAAAGAAacaagtattttttattttagacTTAGCTTAAGGAAAATTGTGCTGATACAAATAGTAGTTATGAATATTACTTTTTAATCAAAGCtactgttgacacacacacacacacacacacacacacacacacacacacacacacacacacacacacacacacacacacacacacacacacacacacacacacacacatacatatacatacttatacatatacatatacatatacatatacatatacatatacatatacatatacatatacatatacatatacatatacatatacatatacatatacatatacatatacatatacatatacatacacatacacatacacatacacatacacatgcgtatgaccatacatatatttaagcatGCCCATGCACATTTATACACGGATAACCTATCTCAGTATGGTATGTGTAATGGGCTAACAGAGCTTTCTCTATGTTGAACTAGACTTCCACAATCCTATGGGTTTACATGGTGCAGAATGAGCATAGTGTAAAAGGCAAAATACATTTTAACCAATAATTGTAGTTAGGAAACATTATTCAATATTCATGTAGTGCtacttcataatttttttttttttttacagttcccGTGTAACATTAAACTGCTACCTGCCTTCTACTGGCATAAAAGCCAAAGGAGGATGTGGCCTTATTTTCCACATTGATTtaagtgatatacatatatatattttgaaaacaagaaactaattattactggtatttctcatatatatatccatccttgAGTTAGAACATTATAGATGGTATCAATAAGTCAGTAGCATTATTAGATTTAACTCTATCCCAGTGTATGATTGGGAATGTTTTCCCTACATGGGCACCATTTGAACATTAGTGGAAAGGAAGGAATTTTCTgtatttgttgtttatattaatgGACTATTGGTAGATGGGGCCATGGCTTTATATGTCTagtcatatattcaaatatagaaaGGCTCATATCAGTAATAGTGAATGTATGAGGTACAagattttttattctgtttttgggGAGTTGGTGACACATTTGCAATTAAATTTCTGAGTGTTATCTTGTCAGTGATACATGCCAATAAGTGATTTGATGTCAttctaaaaggaaaaaagagattgtacaaaaaatgtgtatttttattatttcattattttgaaaAGATAAAGTGATACAGTTATGCCAGGATATTCGGTCTATTTTACAAAAATCAGTGATTTAAAATCAACATTGTGCAAAGATTGCCCTAAATGAATTTAACCTGTAACTAAAAATGACTGTATTTCTTGTTTCATTGATATCACTTATTGGCTTAAGTTACTATGGTTAAAGGAAAATGGTGAATATTAATAATGGGATTAATTTAattgttaatgaaaatatatggACCACAATGTTGAAAGATTACatgtatcattattgtatcaaaatatattcattaaGATGTTATTTGATTTCCCCATGTAGTTGCAATAAAGACAAATGTTAACCTATGAATACAGTATTTGATTTAAACATTTTATTCCCTTTGAAGCCAATTCTAGATGATTCATACACGTGCAGCTTACATCAATTTACGCTTTAACTGCTGTTTGGTGATGGTTACTAGGATTAGTTTAgtatatgataataaatcatcTGATAGTTCAAGCCAAAATTTTGTCAAACATTTAACTGCATGTACAAAATCTCGTCATCCCAGTAGTGtgcaggaaataaaaaagaattgtGTTCATCTTAATTTATGAGCCTGAAATTCCAAAGGTAAATGATGTATGTAGCAGTCAACTCAGACTATGTTGTAGGTATTGGGTTAATTCATCCCATTTTTGCAAAATTGTATTATAAATAACATCCTATGAATTTGCATATTTTCAGAAAGTTATAActcaggaaaaggaaaatatgaacagGATTCATTGTGGCAAA
The sequence above is drawn from the Penaeus chinensis breed Huanghai No. 1 chromosome 28, ASM1920278v2, whole genome shotgun sequence genome and encodes:
- the LOC125040141 gene encoding ubiquitin-conjugating enzyme E2 J1-like; translation: MEASYNSRCPAVKRLFREAKELHEATEEYYAQPLEDNLFEWHFTVRGPPDTEFDGGIYHGRIIMPADYPMKPPNIIFLTPNGRFETNKKICLSISGHHPETWQPSWSIRTALLAIIGFMPTPANGTIGSLDYTAKERAKLAKKSQEYECPDCGCINSLLKERTGDNKDLQQEAREVMSQCAVTIKADTKNGNDQASGTADSSNTTNKTEEADAERSSSADGEDATIAAETQGSTNQESKASAPQATSQTTLPGNHSVNRNQGATAVDPAPEMLMEGVAPHNAQTNPVSSAPVSSPGFIYNMVLSAAIVLFIGLVMRRIFLLEGDTSEELDDLLL